A DNA window from Peromyscus leucopus breed LL Stock chromosome 3, UCI_PerLeu_2.1, whole genome shotgun sequence contains the following coding sequences:
- the Clec5a gene encoding C-type lectin domain family 5 member A isoform X2, with protein sequence MNWNMIISVLIIVVIKVVGMTLFLLYFSQIFGENNESVMPTRNYETVSPICPKDWDFHQGRCFFFSTSESSWENSRDDCASKESTLAIVNTPEILKYLQDIAGAEKYFVGLRRQPGEREWRWINNSAFNGNVTNENQNFHCVTIGLTKTFDAASCDISYRWICEKTPK encoded by the exons ATGAACTGGAACATGATCATCTCAGTGCTTATTATAGTAGTTATCAAAGTTGTTGGAATGACCTTATTTCTGCTGTATT TCTCACAGATCTTTGGGGAAAATAACGAAAGCGTCATGCCTACAAGGAACTATGAGACAG TCTCGCCAATCTGTCCCAAAGACTGGGATTTTCATCAAGGGAGATGCTTCTTCTTCTCCACCTCTGAATCATCTTGGGAAAACAGCAGGGATGACTGTGCATCAAAAGAATCCACACTGGCAATTGTCAACACACCAGAGATACTG AAGTATCTTCAGGACATAGCTGGTGCCGAGAAGTACTTTGTTGGTTTGAGACGTCAGCCTGGAGAAAGAGAGTGGCGTTGGATCAACAACTCTGCCTTCAATGGCAA TGTGACGAATGAGAATCAGAACTTCCACTGTGTCACTATAGGCCTGACAAAGACATTTGATGCTGCATCATGTGACATCAGCTATCGCTGGATCTGTGAGAAGACTCCCAAATGA
- the Clec5a gene encoding C-type lectin domain family 5 member A isoform X1, whose amino-acid sequence MNWNMIISVLIIVVIKVVGMTLFLLYFPQVFDKSNDGFIPTESYGTTNVQNVSQIFGENNESVMPTRNYETVSPICPKDWDFHQGRCFFFSTSESSWENSRDDCASKESTLAIVNTPEILKYLQDIAGAEKYFVGLRRQPGEREWRWINNSAFNGNVTNENQNFHCVTIGLTKTFDAASCDISYRWICEKTPK is encoded by the exons ATGAACTGGAACATGATCATCTCAGTGCTTATTATAGTAGTTATCAAAGTTGTTGGAATGACCTTATTTCTGCTGTATT TCCCACAGGTTTTTGACAAAAGTAATGATGGCTTCATCCCCACGGAGAGCTACGGAACCACTAATGTGCAGAATG TCTCACAGATCTTTGGGGAAAATAACGAAAGCGTCATGCCTACAAGGAACTATGAGACAG TCTCGCCAATCTGTCCCAAAGACTGGGATTTTCATCAAGGGAGATGCTTCTTCTTCTCCACCTCTGAATCATCTTGGGAAAACAGCAGGGATGACTGTGCATCAAAAGAATCCACACTGGCAATTGTCAACACACCAGAGATACTG AAGTATCTTCAGGACATAGCTGGTGCCGAGAAGTACTTTGTTGGTTTGAGACGTCAGCCTGGAGAAAGAGAGTGGCGTTGGATCAACAACTCTGCCTTCAATGGCAA TGTGACGAATGAGAATCAGAACTTCCACTGTGTCACTATAGGCCTGACAAAGACATTTGATGCTGCATCATGTGACATCAGCTATCGCTGGATCTGTGAGAAGACTCCCAAATGA
- the Clec5a gene encoding C-type lectin domain family 5 member A isoform X3, with product MNWNMIISVLIIVVIKVVGMTLFLLYFPQVFDKSNDGFIPTESYGTTNVQNVSQIFGENNESVMPTRNYETVSPICPKDWDFHQGRCFFFSTSESSWENSRDDCASKESTLAIVNTPEILIFRTRGQAVCVWPSYPGDLPSDKFQNFSRINGKCAGDTHCLIPGGPS from the exons ATGAACTGGAACATGATCATCTCAGTGCTTATTATAGTAGTTATCAAAGTTGTTGGAATGACCTTATTTCTGCTGTATT TCCCACAGGTTTTTGACAAAAGTAATGATGGCTTCATCCCCACGGAGAGCTACGGAACCACTAATGTGCAGAATG TCTCACAGATCTTTGGGGAAAATAACGAAAGCGTCATGCCTACAAGGAACTATGAGACAG TCTCGCCAATCTGTCCCAAAGACTGGGATTTTCATCAAGGGAGATGCTTCTTCTTCTCCACCTCTGAATCATCTTGGGAAAACAGCAGGGATGACTGTGCATCAAAAGAATCCACACTGGCAATTGTCAACACACCAGAGATACTG ATCTTCCGCACCAGAGGCCAAGCAGTCTGTGTTTGGCCCAGCTATCCAGGTGATCTTCCTTCTGACAAGTTTCAGAATTTCTCTAGGATCAATGGCAAGTGTGCTGGTGACACCCACTGTCTAATCCCCGGGGGGCCTTCCTAG
- the LOC114684446 gene encoding olfactory receptor 9A4 encodes MLGNYTSATEFYLVGFPGSEKLRYILFATFCFFYLVSLVGNTVIIVIVCVDKRLQSPMYFFLVHLSILEILLTTDIVPVMLWGLLLPGMQAVSLAGCVVQLFLQLALGTTEFSLLGAMAVDRYVAVCNPLRYNVIMSSQTCNSVVIVSWVCGFLYQIWPVYATFHLTYCKSNVVDNFFCDRGQLLKLSCDNTVFIEFILFLMAVFVLFGSLIPTIVSYTYIISTILKIPSASGRKKAFSTCASHFTFVVIGYGCCLFLYVKPKQTQAADYNRVVSLMISIVTPFLNPFIFTLRNDKVIEALRDGVNRFYKLFKS; translated from the coding sequence ATGTTGGGGAATTACACAAGTGCCACTGAATTTTATCTTGTTGGCTTCCCAGGCTCTGAAAAGCTCCGCTACATCCTTTTTGCcaccttctgcttcttctacttaGTGTCGTTAGTGGGGAACACAGTCATCATTGTGATCGTCTGTGTTGATAAACGGCTGCAGTCccccatgtatttcttccttgTTCACCTCTCCATCCTGGAGATCCTGCTCACAACCGATATTGTTCCCGTGATGCTTTGGGGACTGCTGCTTCCTGGGATGCAGGCAGTATCACTGGCTGGATGTGTTGTACAACTCTTTTTGCAACTTGCCCTGGGGACCACGGAATTTTCCTTGCTTGGAGCGATGGCTGTGGATCGTTACGTGGCTGTCTGCAACCCTTTGAGGTACAACGTCATCATGAGCAGTCAGACCTGCAACTCTGTGGTAATCGTGTCATGGGTATGTGGGTTCCTTTATCAGATTTGGCCAGTGTATGCAACATTTCACCTTACCTACTGCAAATCAAATGTGGTGGACAATTTCTTCTGTGACCGGGGGCAGCTGCTCAAGTTATCTTGTGATAATACCGTTTTCATAGAGTTTATTCTCTTTTTAATggctgtttttgttctttttggctCCTTGATCCCCACAATTGTCTCCTACACCTACATCATCTCCACCATCCTCAAGATCCCCTCAGCCTCTGGCCGCAAGAAAGCCTTCTCCACCTGTGCCTCCCACTTCACCTTTGTCGTGATTGGCTATGGCTGCTGCTTGTTCCTGTATGTGAAACCCAAGCAAACGCAGGCAGCTGATTACAATAGGGTGGTTTCCTTGATGATTTCCATCGTAACTCCTTTCCTCAACCCTTTCATCTTCACACTCCGCAATGACAAAGTCATAGAAGCCCTTCGGGATGGAGTGAACCGCTTCTACAAGTTATTCAAGAGCTAG
- the Prss37 gene encoding probable inactive serine protease 37, with the protein MKLIFYLTILAGTALFTHSVQKEDHAPYIVYLKSNFNPCVGVLIKPSWVLAPSHCYLPNLRVMLGNLKSRIRDGTEQTIQPVQIIRYWNYSHSAPQDDLMLIKLAKPATFNHKVQVLPIATTNVRPGTVCTLSGLDWSENNIGRHPDLRQNLEAPVMTDKDCQKTQQGSSHRNSLCVKFVKTFSRIFGEVAVATVVCKGKLQGIEVGHFMGGDVGIYTNVYTYIPWIEKNIKERVK; encoded by the exons ATGAAACTTATTTTTTACTTGACCATCCTAGCTG gGACAGCTTTATTCACTCACTCTGTGCAGAAAGAGGACCATGCTCCATATATAGTCTACCTCAAATCTAACTTCAACCCCTGTGTGGGTGTCCTCATCAAGCCCAGCTGGGTACTGGCACCATCTCACTGCTATTTACC AAATCTGAGGGTGATGTTGGGAAATCTCAAAAGCAGAATCAGAGACGGGACAGAGCAGACAATTCAACCCGTCCAGATTATCCGCTACTGGAACTATAGCCACAGTGCCCCACAGGATGACCTCATGCTTATTAAACTAGCTAAGCCTGCCACCTTCAACCACAAAGTCCAGGTCCTTCCCATCGCCACTACCAATGTCCGGCCAGGCACTGTCTGTACACTTTCAGGTTTGGACTGGAGTGAGAACAACATTG GCAGGCACCCCGACTTAAGGCAGAATCTGGAGGCTCCAGTGATGACTGACAAAGACTGCCAGAAAACTCAACAAGGAAGCAGCCACAGAAACTCCTTATGTGTCAAATTTGTGAAAACCTTCAGCCGAATTTTTGGG GAGGTGGCTGTGGCTACTGTCGTTTGTAAAGGCAAGCTCCAGGGAATTGAAGTTGGACACTTCATGGGAGGGGACGTAGGCATCTATACCAATGTTTACACCTATATACCATGGATTGAGAAAAACATTAAGGAAAGGGTGAAATGA